AAAATTAACAGCACGCGAACGCTTACATTTTTTAATGGATGAAAATTCTTTTGAAGAAATCGGAATGTTTGTTACGCATCGTTCGGTAGAATTTGGGTTGGAAAAAGAAAAATATTTAGGTGATGGAGTTGTAACCGGTTATGGCACTATCAACGGACGCTTGGTATATGTTTTTTCACAAGATTTTACAGTTTTCGGTGGCTCACTTTCCGAAACACATGCCGAAAAAATTTGCAAAATAATGGATCTTGCAATGAAAAATGGCGCACCTTTAATCGGCTTAAACGACAGTGGTGGAGCGCGAATCCAAGAAGGTGTGGTTTCCTTGGGAGGTTACGCAGATATTTTTTATCGCAACACAATGGCTTCGGGAGTTATTCCGCAACTGTCCGCCATTATGGGACCTTGCGCTGGAGGGGCGGTGTATTCGCCCGCTATCACTGATTTTATTATGATGGTGGAAAATACCTCGTACATGTTTGTTACAGGTCCGAACGTTGTGAAAACTGTTACGCACGAAGAAGTTACGAGCGAAGAGTTAGGCGGAGCTTCTACACATTCAGCAAAATCAGGTGTTACGCATTTTTCTTGTGCGAACGAAATTGAATGTATCAATAATATAAAAGCATTGTTGAGTTACATTCCGCAGAATTGCGAAGACGATGCGCCACGTTATTTGTATGAAAATACAGGTTCTGAAAAACGTCCTGAACTTTCAAAAATAATTCCTGAAAATCCGAATCAACCTTATGATATTCGGGAAGTGATAAACGGAGTAATTGATTCCGAATCTTTTTTAGAAGTACACAAAAATTTTGCTGAAAATATTGTTGTCGGTTTTGCTCGATTAGCCGGAAGAAGCATCGGAATTGTTGCCAATCAACCTGCATTTTTGGCGGGCGTGTTAGACAATCATTCTTCTACCAAAGCCGCGCGTTTTGTGCGTTTCTGCGACAGTTTCAACATTCCTTTATTGGTTTTTGAAGACGTTCCGGGATTTTTACCTGGCACCGATCAAGAATGGAATGCGATTATCAGTAATGGCGCAAAATTATTGTATGCGTTTTGCGAAGCTACTGTTCCGCGCATTACCGTTATTACACGTAAAGCTTACGGTGGCGCTTATGATGTGATGAACAGCAAACACATTGGAGCTGATATGAATTACGCTTGGCCAAGTGCCGAAATTGCAGTAATGGGCGCAAAAGGTGCGGTAGAAATTATTTTTAAAGGCGAAAAAGAGTTAAAGAAAAAAGAAGAAGAATATTTAGAACACTTCGCAAATCCTTACCGCGCAGCTGAAAGAGGATTTATTGACGAAGTGATAAAACCCGAAGACACTCGCGAAAAATTAATTAAAGCTTTTAAAATGCTCGAAAATAAAGTTGCGCATTTGCCGAAAAAGAAACACGGAAATATTCCTTTGTAAAGAATTTTTGGGAAATAAAATTGAGATTATTGAACACCTAAGTAACTTTGTGAGTTAGTTGCAAACTTCTTAACCCAAAACAATCTAAATGGAATTTACTTTATTTTACAAAGGGATAATTAAAAGTGGAAATCATAATAGTGTCGAAAATAAAAATGACATACGACAAAAAATCCACGAACAATTGGTAACACTTCGGAATTACCCTCCGCTAAATATAAGAGCTGACTTATTTAAAAAATCTGAATTTCCCGACTTTCATAAGACTGTTAACAAATATGATTTCTTTTTCTTAGTATCAGACAAGTGGAATATGTATGTTGAATTAGACTTAAAAATTCTAATTCCTCATGATTACAAAGGTTTTGGAGATATTGATAATAAACTTAAAACACTTTTTGACGCATTAAGACCTCCAAAAGATTCTTCTGAATTACCAAGTTCTTGGACACCAACTTCAACTCAGAATCCAATGCTTTGTTTATTGGAAGATGATGATTTGATTTTTAAAGTTAATATAGATACGGACTATTTGCTTGATACAACATTAACAGAAAATGGCGAAATAATTATAATAATAAATGTTAAAGTCAAAGGAAACTCGGGACAGATAGGTATTCTAGACTTGATTATTTAATAAAATAAGTCGAAAAATAATTATGCAAATTTGATGATTTGCACTTGCAATAAATTTTGATAATCCTTTACGAATCTTGTCCGTTCAGCAATTTAAAGCCTTTTCCGTGGATATTTAAAATTTTTACAGAAGTATTTCAAAAAAATAATTTTTCGTTTTTTTTTTTGGAAACAATAAACATCAACTCAACACAAACTTATTGAAAACCTATACGAAACCGACATTCTTTATGGTTTTGCGAAATAACAATAAATAAATCGGCTATAAACCATCAAGTATAATTTCTTTACATGAGAAATTTATCAGGTATAAATTTTATCATTATCTTTACATGATAAAACTATCAGGTATAATTTCTTTACATGACAAAAAAAAGTAAAGTCCCACAAATAAACAACGAAAAGCCGTTTAACAATTTGCCGCTTTTGCCGCCTGTAACGGCTGAGGTTGAAACTGTAAAGATACTTCGCCAACTTGTAAAATCTTCCATTGCTTTAGCGGAATTAAAAGGCTCGTCTAAAATATTACCTAATCCCGAAATCCTGTTAAATGCCGTTATCTTAAAAGAAGCTCGCGCCAGTTCAGAAATTGAGAATGTAATTACTACACAGGATAAATTATACGAAGCCTTATCCTCCAAAGGCTCTAAAACAGATAGTGCTACAAAAGAGGTATTACGTTATCGAGTGGCAATGTTATACGGTTTTCATTTTATTAAAAAGAAGGGCTATTTGAGTAGTAATGCAATTATTGAAATTCAAAAAAGATTAGAAGAAAACAATGCAGGTATTCGAAACCTTACAGGTACTGCACTTCGTAACGCAGTTACAGGCAAAATTATTTACACACCACCTGACAATTTAGAAAGCATAAATCGTTTAATGACAAATCTCGAAAAATATCTGAATGAAAAAGATGAGATTTCTGTACTTATAAAAATGGCTGTTCAACATTATCAATTTGAAAGCATACACCCTTTTTATGATGGCAATGGTCGTACAGGACGTATCATAAATATTCTTTACCTAATAATGAATGGCATGCTTGAAACGCCAGTGTTGTATTTAAGTGCATACATTATTGCTAACAAAGCAGACTATTACCGCTTATTGCAGGAAGTACGCACAAAAAATAATTGGGAAGCATGGGTATTGTATATTTTAAAAGGTGTAGAGAAAACAGCCAACGAAACTATCGAGCATGTAAATGAGATTAGTCGGTTGTTTATCAAAACACAGGAATTTGTAAAGAAAAATGCACCTAAGTCATACAGCAAGGAATTGGTTGAATTATTGTTTGAACATCCGTATTGTAAAAGTGAATATTTAACGGAACGTTTAGGTATTTCTCGCATCACAGCATCAAAATATTTAAAGGAACTTGAAAGTATAAAAGTGCTTAAAACAAAACAAGTATGGAAAGAAACTTTATACATAAATACCAAATTGTTTGATTTACTCAAAAAATAGTATTTCGTACCTCAAACAGTTGAGATACCTACAAACTTTGATTAAAAATATTCCTTTGTAAAGAGCTTTGAAAAATTATTTTTTTGAAGCT
This is a stretch of genomic DNA from Bacteroidia bacterium. It encodes these proteins:
- a CDS encoding acyl-CoA carboxylase subunit beta; translation: KLTARERLHFLMDENSFEEIGMFVTHRSVEFGLEKEKYLGDGVVTGYGTINGRLVYVFSQDFTVFGGSLSETHAEKICKIMDLAMKNGAPLIGLNDSGGARIQEGVVSLGGYADIFYRNTMASGVIPQLSAIMGPCAGGAVYSPAITDFIMMVENTSYMFVTGPNVVKTVTHEEVTSEELGGASTHSAKSGVTHFSCANEIECINNIKALLSYIPQNCEDDAPRYLYENTGSEKRPELSKIIPENPNQPYDIREVINGVIDSESFLEVHKNFAENIVVGFARLAGRSIGIVANQPAFLAGVLDNHSSTKAARFVRFCDSFNIPLLVFEDVPGFLPGTDQEWNAIISNGAKLLYAFCEATVPRITVITRKAYGGAYDVMNSKHIGADMNYAWPSAEIAVMGAKGAVEIIFKGEKELKKKEEEYLEHFANPYRAAERGFIDEVIKPEDTREKLIKAFKMLENKVAHLPKKKHGNIPL
- a CDS encoding Fic family protein, with protein sequence MTKKSKVPQINNEKPFNNLPLLPPVTAEVETVKILRQLVKSSIALAELKGSSKILPNPEILLNAVILKEARASSEIENVITTQDKLYEALSSKGSKTDSATKEVLRYRVAMLYGFHFIKKKGYLSSNAIIEIQKRLEENNAGIRNLTGTALRNAVTGKIIYTPPDNLESINRLMTNLEKYLNEKDEISVLIKMAVQHYQFESIHPFYDGNGRTGRIINILYLIMNGMLETPVLYLSAYIIANKADYYRLLQEVRTKNNWEAWVLYILKGVEKTANETIEHVNEISRLFIKTQEFVKKNAPKSYSKELVELLFEHPYCKSEYLTERLGISRITASKYLKELESIKVLKTKQVWKETLYINTKLFDLLKK